In Streptomyces sp. NBC_01231, the sequence TAGGTTGACGCCCTCCTCGTGTCAACCTCGGGTTGACGCCTGGCTTGCGGGAAATGAGACGATCGCCGAGTGAGCAGCACGAGCAGCGCGAACAACGCGGGCCACGGGGCCGACGACTCCGCCGCCGCGGCAGGAACCGTCGAACGTGCCTTCCGGGCCGCCCTGTACGCCGATTCCGACACCTCCCTCGACACCGGCGCCTCCCTCCTCGCGGCCGACCCCGCGGCGGACGCGGAACTGGCCCGGCGGGGCGAGGAGTTCGTGGCGGCGGCCTGGCGGCGCGGCTGGCAGCCGGCGGATGTCGTACGGATCGTGGGCCGCGAGCTGGACGACATCCACGTACGCCTGGCGGCCGGACTGATCCACGCGCAGTCCCCGAACGACCGCCCGCGCGGCCGACGCTGGACCGCCCAACTCGCCCAGCTCGGCCGCCTCGCGGACCCCGGCGGCACCCCGCCGCGCCCGGACCGCTTCGCGCACGCCACCGCCGTACTCGAGCTGTACCGCCTGCTCCTGCGGCTGCCGGCGCTGGAACCCCTCGCAGAGGCGCGGCCGGGTTCAGGGCCACGCCCGGGTCCCGGGTCGGGGCGCGGCACCGAATCCCGCATGCTCACGCGCATCCGTGGGCTCCTCGCCAAGGCGGAGGCGACCGACTTCCCGGCGGAGGCGGAGGCGCTCAGCGAAAGGGCGCAGCAACTGATGGCCCGCCACAGTGTCGACGAGGCGGTCCTCGCGGACCGGGGCGGGGCCGGCGCCGCCGACGCGCCGGGCGCCTGCCGTATCGGGGTCGAGCCGCCGTACGAGCAGGCGAAGGCGGTGCTGTTGGACGCGGTCGCCGCCGCGAACCACTGCCGGGCGGTGTGGAACGAACCCTTCGGCTTCTCCACCGTCGTCGGCTTCGAGTCGGACCTGGAGGTGGTCGAACTCCTGTACACCTCGCTGCTGGTGCAGGCCCAGACCGCGATGACGAAGGCGGAGGCGGCCCAGCGCGCGGGCGGCCGCAAGCGCACCAAGACCTTCCGGCAGTCGTTCCTCGCCGCCTACGCCCACCGTGTCGGCATCCGCCTGCGCGAGGCCGCCGCCACCCCGGTGACCGAGGACCTGCTCCCGGTCCTGGCCTCCCGTGAGGTCGCGGTCACCGACCGCCTGGACCGCATGTTCCCGCGGACGAGCACGACCCGACTGCGCGGGGTGAGCGACGAGGCGGGCTGGACGGAGGGCGCCCAGGCCGCCGACCGCGCCCAGGTCAGATCCCGACGGCCGCTGGAGTGACGCCCACGCGCGCGTAGGGCGCAGTCATCTGGATGACCCCCTGGCTCAGTCACCCGCCCGAGTGAACGGTCCCACCGAGGCGTCCGGCGCCCCGCCGTCGCCCTTCAGCGCGACCACGCCGTACGACCACCGGAAGCTCTTGGTGGTGTCGGCGGCCCCGGGCAGGCTGACCTCCAGGTTCTTCGCGGCGAGGCTCTTCGCGCCGGCCGCGCCGCCCCGTACGTAGGTGAGGGTGAAGGTCGCGCTCTCGCCCTTGGCGAGGGTCAGCTTCTCGGGCTTGGCGCCGGTCGCCGCGGGGACGGTCGCGACGGTGTCGCCGGCCTTGAGGGCGATGCCGGGGGAGCCGTCCAGGGCGCACGGCGCGCTCTGGTTGGTGAGGGAGACGGGGATGTTGCCCGTGTCCCCGGCGGACGGCGCGGCGTTCGCCGGACCGACCTCCACGCCCAGCTGCCCGATCCCGCAGGCACCCCCGGCCTTGCCGGAGGTGCTGCCGGTGTCGTCGCCCCCGCCGCTGTCGCAGGCGGTCAGCAGGAGGGCCGCGGCGAGGGCGGTGACGGCGAGCGGAATGGCGCGCATGTGGGGTCCTTTGGGGCGAGACGGCGGTACGCGAGGATCATCCCGTACGAGGGGATCATCCCGTACGAGGGGATCGTCATGTACGAGGGGATCGTCACGTGCGAAGGGGGCGGCACTGGTGCCGCCCCCTGTCCGGTTTACGACCCCAGGCTCGCCGTCGGCAGCCCGGTCGGCAGCGTGCCGCCCTCCGACCGGGTGTACTCCTCCACGCCGAGACCGCTCTTCCAGGTCACCTTCAGCGTCTCGCCCCCAACCGGCTCGGCCACGCCCGAGGCCCGGTCCTTGTTGCCGTCCGTGCAGGTGAGGCGGATCGTCCGGGCGCCCGACGCCTGACCCGCGGTGCCACTGCACACGCTCCCGCCGGTGGTGAACAGCGCGGCCTGGTCGCCGGTGATCACCAGCGCCACGGCCTTGCCGTCGGTGGTGGCGAGCCAGCTCCCCTGGATCCCGCCCGACGTGCCCTTGGAGTCGCCGGACCTGCTCCCGCCGCCCGCGTCGGCGCCAGCGGAGGCGGAGGTGGAAGCGGACGTGCCGGAGCCGGTGGAGGGCTCGTCGTCGGAGCCGCTGTCGCCGCTGCACGCGGTCAGCGCGAGTGCGCCCACGAGGCCGGCGGCCGTGGCCGCGACCCGGATCCGCCGGCGTGTGTCCCAAGTCGACCAAGTCACTGGAAGCTCCCAAGCTGTAGCGGTCGGCCCGGTTGGCCGGGAGGACCGCAGCAAGCTACCAGGACACCCCCGGCCCGGAGCCTCACACCCTGGACCTCACACCGGAACGCCCGGGACCTCACACCGGAACGCCCGGGACCTCATACCGGAACGCCCGGGACCTCATACCCGGAACCCCCGGGCCCTCACCCCCGGGCCATCACCAGGACGACTTCCTCACTCCTGGCAGATACCCCGCGTGGGCCTGCCCCCGCAGACTCACCCGGGACAGCCCGAAGGCCCGGAAGTATCCGCGCGGCCGGCCGTCCACCTGGTCCCGGTTGCGTACCCGCGTGGCGCTGGCGTCCCGGGGCTGACCACGCAACTCCCGCTGCGCGGCGGCACGTTCCGCGTCCGTGGACGAGGGCCGCCGGACGATCTCCTTCAGCTCGGCGCGCCGCTCGGCGTACCGGGCGACGATCTCCTGCCGCTTCTCGTTCTTCGCGATCTTGCTCTTCTTGGCCATCAGACCCGCACCCCCCGCGCCCGGACCCGGGCCACGGCCGCCTCGACGCCGATCGTGTCGACGGTCTTGATGCCCTTGGCGCTCAGTCGCAGCCGTACGTACCGGCCCTCGCTGGGCAGCCAGTAGCGCTTGGACTGGATATTCGGGTCGAAGCGGCGCGAGGTGCGCCGGTGGGAGTGCGAGATGCGGTTGCCGAAGCCGGGCTGGGCGCCGGTCAGCATGCAGTGGGCGGACACGGGTGACGCACCTCTCTCGAAGCAGATATGTAAATGGAATTCATTTTCAGTAAGGTAGCAGCATGGCACGCAACGAACTCCGCCCGGTCATCAAGCTCCGGTCCACCGCCGGCACCGGCTTCACCTATGTGACCCGCAAGAACCGCCGCAGCGACCCGGACCGAATGACGCTGCGCAAGTACGACCCGGTCGCCCGCCGGCACGTCGACTTCCGAGAGGAGCGCTGAACACCCGCCATGCGCAAGGGAATCCACCCCGACTACGGTCCCGTCGTCTTCCGCGACCGCGCCGCGAACCACGCCTTCCTGACCCGCTCCACCCTGTCGGCCACGGCGGGTGGGAAGACGATCGAGTGGGAGGACGGCAACACGTACCCCGTCGTCGACGTCGAGACCTCCTCCGTCAGCCATCCCTTCTACACGGGCACCGCCCGTGTCCTGGACACCGCCGGACGCGTGGAGCGCTTCGAACGCCGGTACGGAAAGGGTTAGTACGGTGCCCGAGCTCTCCGTCGTGATCGTCGGCGGGCTGCACGCCGACGCCCGCAAGGCGGCCGTCGAGCGGCTGCTCGCCGACGTGCCCGGCAGTGTGGTCCTCCACCACGACCTGGCGACAGCCGCGGCCGGCACGGTGATACGGACGATCCGTGACGCCACCGGTGTCCTCGCCGCCGGTGAGGCGCCCCTCGTCAACGACTGCGCGTGCTGCGCGCTCCGGGAGGATCTCGTCCCGGAGCTGCGCCGCCTCGCCGAAGCCGGTCCGACCCGTCTCGCCGTCGTCGAGCTGTGGGACTCGGTCGAGCCCAAGGCCATGGCCGAGGTGGTCACGGCCGGCGGGCTCACCGTCACCGGCGTGATCACCGCCGTCGACCCGGCGCTGGTCCTGCCGTACCTCGGCAACGGCGACGACCTGGCCGAACGTGGCCTCGCCGCCGCGGCCACCGACCAGCGCACGGTCGCCGACACCTTCGCCCGCCAGCTGGAGTACGCCCCCGTCCTGGCCGTCGCCGACTCCCCGGACGCCGACGACGAGGACCGCGAGCTGCTCGCCCAGCTGCACCCGACCGCCCGCCAGGTCCGCATCGAGGGCGGCCACCCGCGGGGCCTGGCGGGCCCGCAGTCCACCGCTCGGTCCACCGACCAGTCGACAGACCGGTTCACCGATTGGTTCACCGACCAGGCCGGCGCGCGGTCCCCGTTGGCGCGGGCCGCATTCGCCGGTTTCGACCTGCAGGCGGCCGACGCCGCCCAGCACCCGGCCTGCGCCCTGCTCCCCGCCGAGGCCGACGCGCACGGCGTGTCGACCCTCGTCTGGCACCGCCGCCGCCCCTTCCATCCGGAGCGGCTGTACGAGGCACTGGAGGGCATCACCTGTGCCGCCGCCCGCAGCCGCGGGCGCTTCTGGCTCGCCGACAAGCCGGACACCCTGCTGCACTGGGACGCGGCCGGCGGCGCCCTGTGCGTGGAGAGCGCCGGTCCCTGGCTCGCCTCCCTCCCCGACGCGGCCTGGGAGATGGTCCCGCCGGTCCGCCGTGCCGCCGCCGCGCTGGACTGGCACCCCGAGCACGGCGACTGCTGCCAGCACCTCGTCTTCACCTCGCCCGGTCTGGACCGCGACGGACTCGAACGGCTCCTCGAGACCTGCCTGCTGACCGACGCCGAGTACGCCGGCGGGCGCGACGCCTGGAAGCGGCTGCCGCCCGCCTTCGACACCCTCCTGGAGGTCTGACACCCATGGCCCGCAAGCTCGACCGCAAGCCCGCCACGTCCCGCCCCAATCCGCTGGACCAGGCCGACGTGACCTACATCGACTACAAGGACACCGATCTGCTGCGGAAGTTCATCTCCGACCGCGGCAAGATCCGCAGCCGCCGGGTCACCCGTGTCTCGGCACAGCAGCAGCGGCTGCTGGCCCGTGCGATCAAGAACGCGCGGGAGATGGCGCTGCTGCCGTACTCCAGCCGCTGACCGGCGTCGGGGAGGTGGTCCATTCCGGACCATCTCCCGGCCGGTGGAACACGAACGCCCCGCCGCGCGTCTCTTCCTAGGAGCGGGACTCTTCCCGGGGCAGGGCCCAGGCGCACGTGGTGTCGGCGAAACGGGCCGGCGACACGACTGCCGAAGCTGTAACCACGGGACCACCCCGCGTGCACGTGCATCTGCAAGTGCATCTGTTCATGCGTCTGCACATGAACAGGGCTATGATCCGGGTCAATCGACCACTGCATCCATGGCCTCACCAGCCAGTGCACCACCGGGGAGCGACCTGTGGACCACGACGTGTACGACGTTGCCGACGCGTCCGGCGTGTCCGGCGCGTACAACGGTATGGCCGCCGCCCATCTGAGGGTGGCCTGGCAGAAGAGTCGGCACAGCAACTCGCAGGGTTCCTGCGTGGAGTTCGCCCGCCTGCCCGGCGGGGACGTGGCCGTCCGCAACTCGCGTTTTCCCGACGGCCCGGCGCTGGTCTACACCCGTGCCGAGATCGAGGCGATGCTGCTGGGCATCAAGGACGGTGAGTTCGACCACCTGATAGCGGGCTGATCCCCGCCCCGCGCGGAGGCGACTGAGGGCGAGCGGTGTCTGACGGACCGTAACGCGCGTAGAACTCGCACGTCAGGATGTGCCGCCAGGCTTTATTCGGTGGTGGGCAGCCGGAACAGGGCCCACACGACCTTGCCGCCCAGCGTGCTCGCGAGCGGGTGCCAGCCCCAGCTGTCGCTGAAGGAGTCGACGAGGAACAGGCCGCGGCCGGACTCGGCCGAGAAGTCGTCGTCGGAGTCGCGCGCGACCGGGCTCTCGTGGCTGGGATCACGCACCGCGCACACCAACCGCTCGGTCCAGAGCATCAGATGCAGCCGCACGGGCGGACACTGTTCGGACGTGCGCGGGACGTTGGCCGGCAACGCGTGCCGCAGGGCGTTGGTGACAAGCTCGGAGACCACCAGGCATACGTCGTCGAAGCGCTCGTCCAGGTCCCACTGGTCCAGTGTTCCGCGGGTGAACCGCCGCGCCTCGCGCACCGCTTCGTAGCGGGCGGGCAGGGCGCAGGAGGCGGCGTCGGACACTGCCGCGGGATCCAGCGGCGGAAGGCCCTGCCGTAACGGCTTGAGCATGGTCGATCCATTCGTTCCCATGCGAGGCACTCCCGGGAATTCGCGGTCGTTGCGATGCAGCGGTGGCGCGAGACCATGGTTTCGGATGCGCGGTGCAGATGCAAGGTGCAGATGCACGTGCACGCGACCGAATTGGGCTCTCCTGTACCGCTTGTTGGCCATTTTTTCCGCCATCTTCTCCGTATCTCCCGTCCGTTCTCTGCCCAGAACCTGTCCGACGTCCATGCGGAAACTTCGGGTTCTTTCCTTCTCTGTAATCGGACGAGTACTGCTCGGAGTGTTTTAGTGGCAGACTTCGGAACCTGAAGACGGTTGGGGAGGCTGGCGAACGTGAGCGCGGGAGAGCCCGGATCGGTGGTGCGGCGGATGCTGCTCGGCTCGCAACTCAGGCGGCTGCGTGAGGCACGCGGGATCACGCGCGAGGCGGCGGGATATTCCATCCGCGCCTCCGAGTCGAAGATCAGCCGGATGGAACTGGGCCGGGTGAGCTTCAAGACACGGGACGTCGAGGACCTCCTGACGCTGTACGGCATCACGGACGAGGCGGAGCGCGCCTCGCTGCTCTCCCTCGCCAAGGAGGCCAACGTCGCGGGCTGGTGGCACAGTTACTCGGACGTCCTGCCGAGCTGGTTCCCCACCTATGTCGGCCTGGAGGGCGCGGCGTCCCTGATCCGCGCCTACGAGGTGCAGTTCGTGCACGGCCTGGTGCAGACCGAGGCGTACGCCCGCGCGGTCGTGCGGCGCGGGATGAAGGGCGCGAGCAGGGAGGACGTCGAACGGCGCGTGGCGCTGCGTCTTGAGCGGCAGAAGTACCTCCTGGAGGACGGCGCCCCCGAGTTCCACGTCGTTCTCGACGAGGCCGCCCTGCGCCGCCCCTACGGCGACCGCGAGGTGATGCGCGGCCAGTTCCAGCATCTGATCGAGATCTCCGAGCGCCCCAACGTGCGGCTGCAGATAATGCCGTTCGGCTTCGGCGGCCACTCCGGCGAGAGCGGCGCGTTCACCATCCTGTCCTTCCCGGAGTCCGACCTCTCGGACGTGGTCTACCTGGAGCAGCTCACCAGCGCGCTGTACCTGGACAAGCACGAGGACGTGGCCCAGTACGAGAAGGCGCTGAAGGAGCTCCAGCAGGACAGTCCCGGGCCGGACGAGAGCCGGGATCTCCTCCGGGGCCTCCTCCAGCTTTCCTAGGTTTCGCCGGAAGGTTGCGCTCCGCCCCCAACTCACATGGCACACAAGTACGATGACGTGTGATCAGACCGTGGCATTGATCGTGCGTCTGCTAGTGACTTGGGGATCACATGTCGTCCTACTTCACCGACCTGGCTCAGCAGTACATCGACGGTGAGTGGCGCCCGGGAACAGGTTCCTGGGACATCATCGACTTCAACCCGTACGACCACGAGAAGCTGGCGTCGATCACCATAGCCACGGTCGACGAGGTCGACGAGGCGTACCGGGCGGCAGCCCGCGCCCAGAAGGAATGGGCCGCGACCAACCCGTACGCGCGGCGCGGGGTCTTCGAGAAGGCACTGCGGCTGATCGAGGAGCGCGAGCAGGAGATCAGCGAGGTGATCGTCGCCGAGCTCGGCGGCACCCGGCTGAAAGCCGCCTTCGAACTCCATCTCGCCAAGGAGTTCCTGCGCGAGTCGATCCACCTCGCGTTGCGTCCCGAGGGCCGGATCCTCTCCTCTCCGGTCGACGGCAAGGAGAACCGCCTCTACCGCGTGCCGGTCGGCGTGGTGGGCGTGATCAGCCCCTTCAACTTCCCGTTCCTGCTCTCGCTCAAGTCGGTCGCCCCGGCGCTCGCCCTCGGCAACGCGGTCGTCCTCAAGCCGCACCAGAACACCCCCATCGTGGGCGGCTCCCTGGTCGCGAAGATCTTCGAGGACGCGGGCCTGCCCGGCGGTCTACTCAACGTCGTCATCACCGACATCGCCGAGATCGGTGACGCCTTCATCGAGCACCCGGTACCGAAGGTCATCTCCTTCACCGGCTCCGACAAGGTCGGCCGGCATGTCGCCACCGTCTGCGCCGCGAACTTCAAGCGCTCGATCCTCGAACTCGGCGGCAACAGCGCGCTGGTGGTCCTCGACGACGCCGACGTCGACTACGCGGTCGACGCCGCGGTCTTCAGCCGGTTCGTCCACCAGGGGCAGGTCTGCATGGCCGCCAACCGGGTCCTCGTGGACCGTTCGGTCGCGGACGAGTTCACCCAGAAGTTCGTCGCCAAGGTCAGGACCCTCAAGTCCGGCGACCCGAGCGCCCCCGAGACCGTCATCGGCCCGCTCATCAACTCCTCGCAGGCGGAAGCCGTTTCGGGCGTCGTCGAGCAGGCGATCGCCGAGGGTGCCACGGCGCTCGTGCACGGCACGAGGACCGACAACCTGGTGGAGCCCTCGGTCCTCACCGATGTCCCCGCCGACTCCGCCCTGCTCCAGCAGGAGGTCTTCGGCCCGGTCGTCTTCCTCGTCCCCTTCGACGGCGAGGAGGAGGCCGTACGCCTCGTCAACGACACCCCGTACGGCCTGAGCGGCGCCGTCCACACCGGTGACATCGAGCGGGGGGTCGCGTTCGCCAAGCAGATCGACACCGGCATGTTCCACGTGAACGACGGCACGGTCCACGACGAGCCCGTCGTCCCCTTCGGCGGAGAGAAGCACTCCGGCATCGGCCGCCTGAACGGCGAGACGACCGCGGACGCGTTCACCACGCTGAAGTGGATCTCGGTACAGCACGGCCGGAGCGGGTTCCCCTTCTAGTTCTCTCTCTTCTGGATTCTCTCTTCGGCCTGGTTGTTCTTCGGCCGCCCCGGGTCCTTGCGGACAGAAGCTGACCGCAAGGACCCGTAGCTTCGTCGGTGTCGGGGGAAGCCCCGGCACACCCCGATTCCGACGAAAGGCGGCCGGTCATGGTCACTCACGTGCGACCCGAGGCGCAGGGCGACGAGCGCGGGGCGCTGCTCTCCTTCCTGGCGGAGCAGCGCGGCGGCATCCGCCGGGCCCTGCTCGGACTGACGGACGAGCAGGCGGCCTCCCGCCCCAGCGCCAGCGAGCTGTGCCTCTCCGGTCTGCTCAAGCATGTCGCCGAGGCCGAGCAGAGCTGGGTCGCGCGGGCCAAGGGTGAACCGCCGGCGATCAAGCGGGACGAGTCGAACTGGCACGAGTGCTTCCAGCTGTCGGGCGACGAGACGGTCGAGTCGCAGCTCGCCTCCTACGAGAAGGTCGCCGCCGAGACGGAGGCGTTCGTCCGCGGGGTC encodes:
- a CDS encoding DUF2786 domain-containing protein — translated: MYADSDTSLDTGASLLAADPAADAELARRGEEFVAAAWRRGWQPADVVRIVGRELDDIHVRLAAGLIHAQSPNDRPRGRRWTAQLAQLGRLADPGGTPPRPDRFAHATAVLELYRLLLRLPALEPLAEARPGSGPRPGPGSGRGTESRMLTRIRGLLAKAEATDFPAEAEALSERAQQLMARHSVDEAVLADRGGAGAADAPGACRIGVEPPYEQAKAVLLDAVAAANHCRAVWNEPFGFSTVVGFESDLEVVELLYTSLLVQAQTAMTKAEAAQRAGGRKRTKTFRQSFLAAYAHRVGIRLREAAATPVTEDLLPVLASREVAVTDRLDRMFPRTSTTRLRGVSDEAGWTEGAQAADRAQVRSRRPLE
- a CDS encoding DUF4232 domain-containing protein — translated: MRAIPLAVTALAAALLLTACDSGGGDDTGSTSGKAGGACGIGQLGVEVGPANAAPSAGDTGNIPVSLTNQSAPCALDGSPGIALKAGDTVATVPAATGAKPEKLTLAKGESATFTLTYVRGGAAGAKSLAAKNLEVSLPGAADTTKSFRWSYGVVALKGDGGAPDASVGPFTRAGD
- the rpsN gene encoding 30S ribosomal protein S14; this translates as MAKKSKIAKNEKRQEIVARYAERRAELKEIVRRPSSTDAERAAAQRELRGQPRDASATRVRNRDQVDGRPRGYFRAFGLSRVSLRGQAHAGYLPGVRKSSW
- the rpmB gene encoding 50S ribosomal protein L28, whose translation is MSAHCMLTGAQPGFGNRISHSHRRTSRRFDPNIQSKRYWLPSEGRYVRLRLSAKGIKTVDTIGVEAAVARVRARGVRV
- the rpmG gene encoding 50S ribosomal protein L33, with the translated sequence MARNELRPVIKLRSTAGTGFTYVTRKNRRSDPDRMTLRKYDPVARRHVDFREER
- a CDS encoding type B 50S ribosomal protein L31, translating into MRKGIHPDYGPVVFRDRAANHAFLTRSTLSATAGGKTIEWEDGNTYPVVDVETSSVSHPFYTGTARVLDTAGRVERFERRYGKG
- a CDS encoding GTP-binding protein; this encodes MPELSVVIVGGLHADARKAAVERLLADVPGSVVLHHDLATAAAGTVIRTIRDATGVLAAGEAPLVNDCACCALREDLVPELRRLAEAGPTRLAVVELWDSVEPKAMAEVVTAGGLTVTGVITAVDPALVLPYLGNGDDLAERGLAAAATDQRTVADTFARQLEYAPVLAVADSPDADDEDRELLAQLHPTARQVRIEGGHPRGLAGPQSTARSTDQSTDRFTDWFTDQAGARSPLARAAFAGFDLQAADAAQHPACALLPAEADAHGVSTLVWHRRRPFHPERLYEALEGITCAAARSRGRFWLADKPDTLLHWDAAGGALCVESAGPWLASLPDAAWEMVPPVRRAAAALDWHPEHGDCCQHLVFTSPGLDRDGLERLLETCLLTDAEYAGGRDAWKRLPPAFDTLLEV
- the rpsR gene encoding 30S ribosomal protein S18, with product MARKLDRKPATSRPNPLDQADVTYIDYKDTDLLRKFISDRGKIRSRRVTRVSAQQQRLLARAIKNAREMALLPYSSR
- a CDS encoding DUF397 domain-containing protein; translated protein: MAAAHLRVAWQKSRHSNSQGSCVEFARLPGGDVAVRNSRFPDGPALVYTRAEIEAMLLGIKDGEFDHLIAG
- a CDS encoding ATP-binding protein codes for the protein MGTNGSTMLKPLRQGLPPLDPAAVSDAASCALPARYEAVREARRFTRGTLDQWDLDERFDDVCLVVSELVTNALRHALPANVPRTSEQCPPVRLHLMLWTERLVCAVRDPSHESPVARDSDDDFSAESGRGLFLVDSFSDSWGWHPLASTLGGKVVWALFRLPTTE
- a CDS encoding helix-turn-helix domain-containing protein, which gives rise to MLLGSQLRRLREARGITREAAGYSIRASESKISRMELGRVSFKTRDVEDLLTLYGITDEAERASLLSLAKEANVAGWWHSYSDVLPSWFPTYVGLEGAASLIRAYEVQFVHGLVQTEAYARAVVRRGMKGASREDVERRVALRLERQKYLLEDGAPEFHVVLDEAALRRPYGDREVMRGQFQHLIEISERPNVRLQIMPFGFGGHSGESGAFTILSFPESDLSDVVYLEQLTSALYLDKHEDVAQYEKALKELQQDSPGPDESRDLLRGLLQLS
- a CDS encoding aldehyde dehydrogenase family protein — protein: MSSYFTDLAQQYIDGEWRPGTGSWDIIDFNPYDHEKLASITIATVDEVDEAYRAAARAQKEWAATNPYARRGVFEKALRLIEEREQEISEVIVAELGGTRLKAAFELHLAKEFLRESIHLALRPEGRILSSPVDGKENRLYRVPVGVVGVISPFNFPFLLSLKSVAPALALGNAVVLKPHQNTPIVGGSLVAKIFEDAGLPGGLLNVVITDIAEIGDAFIEHPVPKVISFTGSDKVGRHVATVCAANFKRSILELGGNSALVVLDDADVDYAVDAAVFSRFVHQGQVCMAANRVLVDRSVADEFTQKFVAKVRTLKSGDPSAPETVIGPLINSSQAEAVSGVVEQAIAEGATALVHGTRTDNLVEPSVLTDVPADSALLQQEVFGPVVFLVPFDGEEEAVRLVNDTPYGLSGAVHTGDIERGVAFAKQIDTGMFHVNDGTVHDEPVVPFGGEKHSGIGRLNGETTADAFTTLKWISVQHGRSGFPF
- a CDS encoding DinB family protein; translation: MVTHVRPEAQGDERGALLSFLAEQRGGIRRALLGLTDEQAASRPSASELCLSGLLKHVAEAEQSWVARAKGEPPAIKRDESNWHECFQLSGDETVESQLASYEKVAAETEAFVRGVPSLDDTFPLPNEPWFPPDERVSMRWLVLCLIRETARHAGHADIIRESLDGATAFELVAKEQGTSWG